In the genome of Hymenobacter taeanensis, one region contains:
- the rhuM gene encoding virulence protein RhuM/Fic/DOC family protein — translation MHRSPALDSSEKKDGRPADYYNLDVIISVGYRVNSKKGTQFRQWATQVMRQYLVQGYALNEKRLREDTRQLTELKRLLRLQGEILESQELTPDQTTALLRVLSDYARALDVLDQYDHQRLRITGTSPDTTFELTHEAAMQAVDGLRQQFGGSVLFGREKDESFQSSVRTIYQSFDGEELYPSVEEKTANLLYFVVKNHSFSDGNKRIAAFLFVWFCGL, via the coding sequence ATGCATAGAAGTCCGGCGCTGGATTCTTCAGAAAAGAAGGATGGTCGTCCGGCGGACTACTACAACCTCGACGTAATTATTTCTGTCGGATATCGAGTCAACTCTAAAAAGGGCACTCAGTTCCGGCAATGGGCCACGCAAGTAATGCGACAGTACCTAGTACAGGGCTATGCGCTAAATGAGAAGCGCCTGCGTGAAGACACCCGCCAACTGACGGAGCTAAAGCGACTCTTGCGCCTGCAGGGGGAAATATTGGAAAGCCAAGAGCTGACGCCTGACCAAACGACAGCCCTGCTGCGAGTGCTCAGCGACTATGCCCGGGCCCTTGATGTGCTGGATCAATACGACCATCAGCGCCTGCGCATCACGGGTACTTCACCCGACACAACCTTTGAGCTAACTCACGAAGCGGCTATGCAAGCTGTGGATGGGCTGCGGCAGCAGTTTGGCGGCAGTGTGCTGTTCGGGCGAGAGAAAGACGAGTCGTTTCAAAGCTCAGTACGCACTATTTACCAGAGTTTTGACGGTGAAGAATTGTACCCAAGTGTGGAGGAGAAAACGGCCAATCTGCTCTACTTCGTAGTGAAGAATCATTCCTTCTCTGATGGTAATAAGCGCATTGCCGCCTTCCTGTTCGTGTGGTTTTGTGGTTTATAG
- a CDS encoding pyruvate carboxylase, producing MNIRKLLVANRGEIAIRVLRAATELGITTVAIYTYEDRYSLHRYKADEAYQIGRDDDPLKPYLDIEGIIRMAKENGVDAIHPGYGFLSENATLARRCREEGIIFVGPRPEVMEALGDKVAAKRVAVQCQVPIIESSEADLTDIDVALTEAHRIGYPVMLKAASGGGGRGMRVIRDDEQLERGFFEARNEALKAFGDDTVFLEKFVEQPKHIEVQLVADNHGGLVHLYERDCSVQRRYQKVVEVAPSLNLPDHMRHLLYEYALRLGRAVNYNNVGTVEFLVNPEQDRIYFIEVNPRIQVEHTVTEMITGIDLIKTQIHIADGRQLTDPEIGLGPDVKPMKTGVAIQCRITTEDPENDFKPDYGTITAYRSAGGFGIRLDQGSVYTGVKVSPFFDSLLVKVSAHAPTLAGAAQKMARTLDEFRVRGVHTNIQFLQNIIAHPIFAEGEANVDFIKDHPELFKFKARQDRATKVLSFLGDVIVNGNPDVKGHVDSKRELRKPRLPQYDPGAAYTPGTKDKLTELGPDEFAKWLRADNAIHYTDTTLRDAHQSLLATRMRTFDMLKVAERYAKQHPQTFSLECWGGATFDVALRFLHEDPWDRLAKLRKAVPNILLQMLIRGANGVGYKAYPDNLTERFVQQAAETGIDVFRIFDSLNWMPGMESCINFVRTKTDRLAEASICYTGDILNPKRNRKYSLEYYLRLAKQIEDAGAHILCIKDMAGLLKPYAAQELITALRDTVAMPIHLHTHDTSSLQAATYLKAVEAGVDVIDVALGSLSGLTSQPNFNSIVEMLRGQPRHREYDQYSLNEFSNYWETVREYYYPFESDLKAGTSEVFQHEIPGGQYSNLRPQAAALGLLDKFETIKTTFADVNQLFGDIVKVTPSSKVVGDMALFLVSNNLTTADVLEKGPSLNFPESVRELFRGDIGQPEGGWPSEVQKAILKDEQPFTDRPNEHLAPIDFEAEWKKFEEKFGTRSKFTDLLSWLLYPKVFEQYWAHLQQYGEVSIIPTRVFYYGLEPGEETIIDIAKGKSIIVGLQSIGPVNEDGNRTIFFNLNGQTRNVEIRDNSVEVVRVHNAKVDKANPKQIGAPLQGMLSRVLVKDGEEVKRNAPLFIIEAMKMETTITANEDTVVKGLHLGEGTLVNSDDLVLTLA from the coding sequence ATGAACATCCGTAAGCTGCTAGTCGCCAACCGGGGCGAGATTGCCATTCGTGTACTTCGGGCTGCCACTGAGTTAGGCATTACTACCGTGGCCATCTACACCTACGAGGACCGCTACTCCCTTCACCGCTATAAAGCCGATGAGGCCTACCAGATCGGTCGGGATGATGACCCGCTCAAGCCGTACCTCGATATCGAAGGCATCATCCGGATGGCGAAGGAAAACGGCGTGGATGCTATTCACCCTGGCTATGGCTTCTTGAGCGAAAATGCCACGCTGGCTCGCCGCTGCCGTGAAGAGGGTATCATCTTCGTAGGGCCACGCCCCGAGGTGATGGAAGCCTTGGGCGACAAAGTAGCGGCCAAGCGGGTGGCAGTGCAGTGCCAGGTGCCTATCATCGAAAGCAGCGAAGCCGACCTGACCGATATCGACGTAGCCCTGACGGAGGCTCACCGCATTGGCTACCCCGTAATGCTCAAAGCGGCTTCCGGCGGCGGTGGCCGGGGCATGCGCGTAATCCGCGACGATGAGCAGCTGGAAAGGGGCTTTTTCGAGGCTCGCAACGAGGCCCTGAAGGCTTTCGGCGACGATACCGTGTTTCTGGAGAAGTTTGTGGAGCAGCCCAAGCACATTGAAGTGCAGCTAGTGGCCGACAACCATGGTGGCCTGGTGCACCTCTACGAGCGCGACTGCTCCGTGCAGCGCCGCTACCAGAAAGTGGTGGAAGTAGCTCCCTCACTCAACCTGCCCGACCACATGCGCCACCTGCTCTATGAGTATGCGTTGCGCCTGGGCCGGGCCGTGAACTACAACAACGTGGGTACCGTGGAATTCCTCGTCAACCCTGAGCAAGACCGCATTTACTTCATTGAGGTAAATCCGCGCATTCAGGTAGAGCACACGGTTACGGAGATGATTACGGGCATTGACCTGATCAAAACCCAGATTCATATTGCCGATGGCCGCCAGCTGACTGATCCTGAGATAGGACTGGGGCCTGATGTGAAGCCCATGAAAACGGGGGTGGCCATTCAGTGTCGCATCACCACCGAGGACCCCGAGAACGACTTCAAGCCCGATTACGGGACCATTACGGCTTACCGCTCGGCGGGCGGCTTCGGTATTCGTCTTGACCAGGGCTCCGTGTACACGGGCGTAAAAGTGTCGCCTTTCTTTGATTCCTTATTGGTGAAGGTGTCGGCTCACGCGCCCACGCTGGCGGGTGCCGCCCAAAAGATGGCCCGGACGCTGGATGAGTTTCGGGTGCGCGGGGTGCACACCAACATTCAGTTTCTGCAAAACATCATTGCCCACCCCATTTTTGCGGAGGGGGAAGCCAATGTGGACTTCATCAAAGACCACCCCGAGCTCTTTAAGTTTAAGGCCCGCCAGGACCGCGCAACCAAGGTGCTCAGCTTCCTTGGCGACGTGATTGTGAACGGCAACCCCGACGTGAAAGGGCACGTGGACTCCAAGCGCGAGCTGCGCAAGCCCCGCCTGCCCCAATACGACCCCGGCGCCGCCTACACGCCTGGTACTAAAGACAAGCTCACTGAGCTGGGCCCCGATGAGTTTGCCAAGTGGCTGCGGGCCGATAACGCCATTCATTACACTGACACCACCCTGCGCGATGCCCACCAAAGCCTGCTGGCCACGCGCATGCGCACCTTCGATATGCTGAAGGTAGCCGAGCGCTACGCCAAGCAGCACCCTCAAACCTTCTCGCTGGAGTGCTGGGGCGGTGCCACCTTTGATGTGGCCCTGCGCTTCCTGCACGAAGATCCCTGGGACCGGTTGGCCAAGCTGCGCAAAGCGGTGCCGAATATCCTGCTCCAGATGCTCATCCGTGGGGCCAACGGCGTGGGCTACAAAGCGTACCCCGATAACCTCACCGAGCGTTTTGTGCAGCAGGCCGCCGAAACTGGTATTGATGTGTTCCGCATCTTCGACTCTCTGAACTGGATGCCGGGCATGGAATCGTGCATCAATTTTGTGCGCACCAAAACCGACCGGCTCGCGGAGGCCAGCATTTGCTACACCGGCGACATTCTCAACCCCAAGCGTAACCGCAAGTACTCCCTGGAGTACTACCTGCGCCTGGCCAAGCAAATTGAAGACGCGGGAGCTCACATCCTCTGTATTAAGGACATGGCTGGCTTGCTGAAGCCCTACGCCGCCCAGGAGCTCATTACGGCCTTGCGCGACACGGTAGCTATGCCCATTCACCTGCACACCCACGACACCAGCAGCCTACAGGCTGCTACCTACCTGAAGGCCGTTGAGGCCGGGGTTGATGTAATTGACGTGGCGCTAGGCAGCCTCTCGGGGCTTACCTCACAACCCAACTTCAACAGCATTGTGGAGATGCTGCGGGGCCAGCCACGCCACCGCGAGTACGACCAGTACTCCCTCAACGAATTCTCCAATTATTGGGAAACCGTGCGCGAGTACTATTACCCGTTTGAGTCGGATCTCAAGGCCGGTACCTCAGAAGTATTCCAGCACGAGATTCCTGGGGGGCAGTACTCTAACCTGCGGCCCCAGGCGGCAGCGTTAGGCCTCTTGGATAAGTTTGAAACCATCAAGACTACGTTTGCTGATGTAAACCAACTCTTCGGCGACATTGTGAAGGTAACGCCCTCCTCGAAAGTGGTGGGTGATATGGCTCTGTTCCTGGTTTCCAATAATCTAACCACCGCCGACGTGCTGGAGAAAGGCCCGAGCCTGAACTTCCCAGAGTCGGTGCGGGAGTTGTTTCGCGGCGACATAGGGCAGCCGGAAGGAGGGTGGCCTAGTGAGGTGCAGAAAGCCATTCTGAAAGATGAGCAGCCCTTCACTGACCGCCCCAACGAGCACCTGGCCCCCATTGATTTTGAGGCAGAGTGGAAGAAATTTGAGGAGAAGTTCGGTACCCGCAGCAAATTCACCGATCTGCTTTCCTGGCTGCTCTACCCCAAAGTATTTGAGCAGTATTGGGCGCACCTGCAGCAATATGGTGAGGTGAGTATCATTCCTACCCGCGTGTTTTACTATGGCCTAGAGCCGGGTGAGGAAACCATCATTGATATTGCCAAGGGCAAGAGTATCATCGTAGGCCTGCAGTCTATTGGGCCGGTAAACGAGGATGGCAACCGCACCATTTTCTTTAACCTCAACGGCCAGACCCGCAACGTAGAAATCCGCGACAACAGCGTGGAAGTTGTGCGCGTGCACAATGCCAAAGTTGATAAGGCTAACCCTAAGCAGATTGGGGCGCCGCTACAGGGCATGCTCTCCCGCGTGCTGGTGAAAGATGGTGAAGAAGTAAAGCGCAATGCGCCTCTCTTCATTATTGAAGCCATGAAAATGGAAACCACCATTACCGCCAACGAAGATACCGTGGTGAAAGGCCTGCACCTGGGTGAAGGCACTCTGGTTAATTCCGATGACTTGGTCCTGACACTGGCCTAA
- a CDS encoding META domain-containing protein has product MLLFRRLRTSSLILSLLLAGCQSKLTPTTFTPAPPPPATLHTTRWILYRLEAQPVTTTPEREMYVQLSATETQAEGQGGCNRFRGSFQLPMEGKLQFGPLLSTKMACPELALENRFLQVLGSTRSYRISGDTLRLYSEATVAPLAVFLARK; this is encoded by the coding sequence ATGCTCCTATTCCGTCGGTTACGCACCAGCTCGCTCATTCTCAGCTTATTACTGGCAGGCTGTCAGTCGAAGCTCACTCCGACAACTTTTACTCCCGCGCCGCCCCCGCCCGCTACCCTGCACACCACCCGCTGGATACTCTACCGGCTGGAGGCTCAGCCGGTAACCACTACTCCTGAGCGGGAAATGTACGTGCAGCTTAGTGCCACGGAAACCCAGGCCGAAGGACAGGGCGGCTGTAACCGGTTTCGGGGTTCGTTCCAACTCCCTATGGAAGGCAAGCTGCAGTTTGGCCCTCTACTTTCTACCAAAATGGCCTGCCCCGAACTGGCCCTGGAAAACCGTTTCCTGCAAGTGTTAGGCAGCACCCGCTCCTACCGCATCAGCGGCGACACCCTGCGCTTGTACAGTGAAGCTACTGTGGCCCCGCTGGCCGTGTTCTTGGCCCGCAAATAA
- a CDS encoding M20/M25/M40 family metallo-hydrolase — protein MKTFLFISLLFYCTQIALGQRKTVTVPAPGVAPATVERVLRALAADDMQGRASGKPGAQKAADFLVSEFQRIGLEPLPGLAGFAQSFPTYEVRTAAAFVNINGANVTPDKVLLVSGQPHLNWTDSDEPVPRIVTVAAGANLMREVRPLLDPRENSIVFIDPSQATAFNRLAGYVKRGNLRVDKPAEFTTLMVLGTPPPAPVKFRVAATTTIRTVELRNVVGILPGKDASLAAEQVVFSGHYDHLGIIPAVQGDSIANGADDDASGTTAVVALAEYFKKKADNARTLMFVAFAAEEIGGFGARYFSQQLDPKQVVAMFNIEMIGKQAKFGPNTAFITGFDKSDFGKLLQENTKGAVFRFEADPYPEQNLFYRSDNATLARLGVPAHTISTDQIPTDKLYHSVNDEVESLDLANMTAVISAIGRSAAGIIAGKQTPTRIAPEQVKQ, from the coding sequence ATGAAAACCTTTCTTTTTATCTCCCTTTTATTCTATTGTACGCAAATCGCGCTAGGGCAGAGAAAAACTGTTACTGTTCCCGCTCCGGGAGTGGCCCCGGCCACCGTTGAGCGGGTACTACGCGCCCTGGCCGCCGATGATATGCAGGGAAGAGCTTCTGGGAAACCCGGAGCCCAAAAAGCAGCCGATTTTCTGGTCAGTGAGTTTCAGCGCATAGGCCTAGAGCCGTTGCCGGGTTTAGCAGGCTTTGCGCAATCGTTTCCGACGTATGAGGTGCGCACGGCCGCGGCCTTTGTGAACATAAACGGCGCCAACGTGACCCCCGATAAGGTACTGCTGGTTTCTGGTCAGCCTCACTTAAACTGGACCGACTCTGATGAGCCAGTTCCCCGCATTGTAACGGTAGCGGCCGGAGCTAACCTGATGCGGGAAGTACGGCCCTTGTTAGACCCACGCGAGAACAGTATTGTATTTATTGACCCAAGCCAGGCCACTGCATTCAATCGGCTGGCAGGTTACGTGAAGCGGGGCAACTTACGGGTTGATAAACCAGCTGAATTCACTACCCTGATGGTACTGGGAACCCCACCGCCGGCCCCCGTTAAATTTCGGGTAGCCGCAACCACCACCATCCGGACGGTGGAACTGCGCAACGTGGTAGGTATTCTGCCCGGTAAAGATGCCAGTCTTGCAGCCGAGCAAGTAGTGTTTAGTGGCCACTACGACCACTTAGGCATAATTCCGGCGGTGCAAGGCGATTCTATTGCCAACGGAGCCGACGATGACGCCAGCGGCACTACCGCCGTGGTAGCCCTGGCTGAGTATTTTAAGAAAAAGGCCGATAATGCCCGCACCCTAATGTTTGTGGCTTTTGCCGCCGAGGAAATTGGAGGCTTTGGGGCTCGTTATTTTTCGCAGCAGCTTGACCCTAAGCAGGTAGTGGCCATGTTCAACATTGAGATGATTGGCAAGCAAGCCAAGTTTGGTCCTAACACGGCCTTCATTACCGGCTTCGATAAATCTGACTTCGGAAAGCTGCTACAGGAAAATACCAAAGGAGCCGTCTTCCGTTTTGAAGCCGACCCGTATCCCGAGCAAAACCTGTTCTACCGGTCTGATAACGCTACGCTGGCCCGTCTGGGAGTACCGGCCCACACCATCAGCACCGACCAAATCCCGACGGATAAGCTCTACCACAGCGTAAATGATGAGGTAGAATCACTGGATTTAGCCAATATGACGGCGGTTATATCGGCCATCGGGCGTAGCGCCGCAGGTATTATTGCCGGCAAGCAAACCCCCACCCGCATTGCCCCCGAGCAAGTAAAGCAGTAG
- a CDS encoding transporter produces MRMTILLTAAGLLLAGPARTLAQTTDYRSDNGESPFVRLIRPDRPGQTITTNMLYPGQFQLETGLNSYDRTSSVGYAGRSAWGSTLRVGFFNHIELRATQNYLLTPGGSRPLTGEGAPAPYTGPAGFAPLNVGAKFLASTVQNSRSQVVVLLDMNLRNGNASFGEKQYEPGGRLLVSQQIGQRFGLEGNFGFRQRGFKAEGTKQGQYLTTLALNGPLTASNHVGFFAETYATWQRQQGWLPGVTSGVYWRPIPGLRVDVTAGHGLTGAAGGFTIGGGLSARFGK; encoded by the coding sequence ATGAGAATGACCATCCTGCTGACCGCCGCCGGGCTTTTGCTCGCCGGCCCGGCCCGCACCCTGGCCCAGACTACTGACTATCGGTCGGATAATGGCGAGTCGCCATTTGTGCGCTTGATTCGCCCGGACCGCCCGGGTCAGACCATTACTACGAATATGCTCTACCCGGGCCAGTTTCAGCTTGAAACGGGCCTCAACAGCTACGACCGCACTAGCAGTGTAGGCTACGCCGGCCGCTCTGCGTGGGGAAGTACGCTACGGGTAGGCTTCTTTAACCACATTGAGCTACGCGCCACGCAGAACTACCTGCTCACTCCTGGCGGCTCTAGGCCACTTACGGGCGAGGGTGCCCCAGCGCCCTACACTGGCCCAGCAGGCTTTGCTCCGCTGAACGTGGGTGCGAAATTTTTAGCCTCCACGGTGCAGAACAGCCGCTCACAGGTAGTAGTGCTCCTGGATATGAATCTGCGCAACGGCAATGCCAGCTTCGGGGAGAAGCAGTATGAGCCCGGTGGGCGCCTGCTGGTGTCGCAGCAGATCGGGCAACGCTTTGGGCTGGAAGGCAACTTCGGGTTCCGGCAGCGCGGCTTTAAGGCCGAGGGCACCAAGCAAGGTCAATACCTGACTACATTGGCGCTTAATGGTCCGCTTACAGCCTCCAACCATGTAGGCTTCTTTGCGGAAACCTATGCCACCTGGCAGCGCCAACAGGGCTGGCTACCGGGCGTAACCTCTGGCGTATACTGGCGCCCTATTCCGGGCCTGCGCGTTGATGTTACGGCGGGCCACGGCCTAACGGGTGCCGCCGGTGGGTTTACTATTGGGGGCGGACTTAGCGCCCGTTTCGGCAAGTAG